A DNA window from Hordeum vulgare subsp. vulgare chromosome 1H, MorexV3_pseudomolecules_assembly, whole genome shotgun sequence contains the following coding sequences:
- the LOC123405262 gene encoding DEAD-box ATP-dependent RNA helicase 21-like, giving the protein MVAVPLVLQRRDVIGVAQTSSGKTAAFVLPMLAYIAGMPPPTNHSQADEGPYALVLAPTRELAQQIERETVKLAAFLGIRVVSMVGGKADGLLDCVESRYAILNRCNYVVLDEADRMIDMGFEPHVVGVLDEMPTYMTTHMFSATMPPAMERLARKYLRNPVAVTGGFAGKAADLVTQNVVMVKVQERMPRLTRILADLGKDRRTTIVFCNTKNSVEKLTNELEYAGLSRVTALHGGKSQDERKASLDRFRNGRFYTLVATDLAARGIDVPEVAHVINYEMPSSIDLYTHRIGRTGRARMKGLSTSFLTMEDTDIF; this is encoded by the exons ATGGTCGCCGTGCCGCTCGTCCTCCAGCGGCGCGACGTCATCGGCGTCGCCCAAACTAGCTCCGGCAAGACCGCCGCCTTCGTGCTCCCCATGCTGGCCTACATCGCCGGCATGCCGCCCCCGACCAACCACAGCCAGGCGGACGAGGGCCCGTACGCGCTCGTCCTGGCGCCGACACGGGAGCTGGCGCAGCAGATCGAGAGGGAGACGGTGAAGCTCGCGGCATTCCTAGGCATCAGGGTCGTGTCCATGGTGGGTGGCAAGGCGGACGGGCTCCTCGACTGCGTGGAGAGCAGGTATGCCATACTCAACCGGTGCAACTACGTGGTGCTCGACGAGGCCGACAGGATGATCGACATGGGGTTCGAGCCGCACGTCGTCGGCGTGCTCGACGAGATGCC GACATACATGACGACCCACATGTTCAGCGCCACCATGCCGCCGGCCATGGAGCGGCTCGCCAGGAAGTACCTCCGGAACCCAGTGGCCGTCACGGGCGGCTTCGCCGGCAAGGCGGCGGACCTCGTCACCCAGAACGTGGTCATGGTGAAGGTGCAAGAGAGGATGCCACGGCTGACGAGGATCCTCGCTGACCTCGGCAAGGACAGAAGGACGACCATTGTGTTCTGCAACACAAAGAACTCCGTGGAGAAGCTGACCAATGAGTTGGAATACGCGGGGTTGAGCAGGGTGACGGCGCTGCACGGGGGGAAGTCGCAGGACGAGAGGAAGGCCAGCCTCGACAGGTTCAGGAACGGCAGGTTCTACACGCTCGTGGCCACCGACCTGGCCGCCCGCGGCATTGACGTCCCGGAGGTCGCTCACGTGATCAACTACGAGATGCCCAGCTCGATCGATCTGTACACTCATCGTATCGGGAGGACCGGACGTGCCCGGATGAAGGGGCTCTCGACATCGTTTTTGACCATGGAGGACACTGACATTTTCTAA